CACACCCAGGCGCTCCTCAGGATTCTTACGCAGCAGCTTCTTGATGAGATGTTTTCCGTCAGCGTCGATCCAAGATGGAAATTTGGGGTTCTCGGTGGTCATGGCCTTGAAAGCCTGTTGCATGACGGGGCCGTTGTAGAATGGGTGGCGTCCTGTGGCCATCCTGGACAGCACAATCCCCAGGCTCCACCAGTCCACTGCTGCGCCGTATCCTCTCCTGAGAAGCACCTCGGGGGCCATGTAGTGGAAGGTTCCCGCCATTCCATCGATGTTCCTGGAGGCGGTCACCCCATCTTCGGCCAATCCCAGATCGATGATACGGATGTGGCCGTCAGCATCCACCATGATGTTCTCCGGCTTCAGGTCTCTGCAATGAAAGAAGAGAAGAGAATGATAAATCTGCCCAGTGATACAGGAAACTGTGGATAGATCCCTGCATGACCGAGCAGACAGAGAAAGGCTCTACTTACCGATGGACGATGTTCTTCCTGTGGAGGAACTGGAGAGCACTTACCATCTCTGCTGTGTAGAAtctcatagaaaagaaaagaaaatagtcATTAATAACACTCTTCTTTAACAATTTCCTTCAACCCCCAGAAGAAAACCCATTCCTTACCTTACGTTGCCGATGTTCAGGTAGCCGCACATCCTGATCAATCCCTCCAGGCTGCCACCGGACAGATACTCCGTGATGATGTAAGCGCGTTCCAGAGACTCGTGTGCGGCATAGAGGTGGCATATGAATGGGCAGTCTCTGGACGCCTGGAGTATCCGCCGCTCTCTCACGATGACTTCGTCGTTGTCCTCCTTCTTCTTGATGATTTTGATGGCCATGTAGATGTTTCGGCCGGGGACTGATGCCAGGACCACCTAAAGAAAATAAACCGAGAATACACATTAGAAGACGTCTGCAGGAGGGGTGGGCTGTGCTGTCAGTCTGTCAGGTTGTGTTTGTATTGGATGCTCTATAAAGAGAtcgtaaagggatattccactattATGTAGCATGAGATGTCTCAATGAGTGGGTTGTGGTCATTGCAGTTAATATCTCCAGGAACAGATAGGCTGCTGTAAGGTTGTATTGAAGCTATAGAGGTCAGTTTATGTAATTGTGCCTTACAGCAGCCTATTTGGACCTGGCAGTAGATATAAACAGTGTCCCTTCCCCACAGCTGTGATCCCATAGATCAGCTCTATAGGGAATCAGAATCCCCCTGTATAGAAGCCCTACACCTGACTATGGAGATAAAAGGGGAGATGAGCTGTGGGGTGTAAAGTAGTAGTTATGGAGCAGTGAGATCTCTAGATGTCTACCTGATACTATAGATTAACATtacaggtagggctgggcgatgtggcctaaaaataaaatgatgggtgtagtagtagtggatgaggggtttaGTAATAGGGGCATAGTGTGAGTACTAGTATCAGGATTGAAAGCAGTAGTGGTAGTTTTGGAAGTAGTTGTATCACgagtggaagtagtagtagtaataatagtaggagcagtattgggagttgtagtatgaGAAGTGGGGGTAGTTGAAGCAATAGTAgcgggagcagtattaggagcagtagtagcagaagtgggggtagtagtagcaatagtgggagcagtattaggggtagtagtagcagaagtGTGGGTAGTAgaagcaatagtagtgggagcagtattaggagtagtagtatcaggagtgaggatagtagtagcaatagtagtgggagtgGTAGTAGCAGAAGTGAggatagtagtagcaatagtagtattACCTGGTAGTCGCGGTGGGGGAGGGGTTGGGCGCCATGCTGAGTCCTCACCTACTCTCCAGTAATCGCACCGTGTCTCTCCTGCCCCGGGGGCTGCTAGGTGCCCAGCTGCTGCGGCCGCTCAGGGTGCTGTCACAGGCGGGTGGTGGCGATCTCTTGGGTGCAGGCGGCTTGATGGTGATCTAGTAGATGACTGGATGGGGCGGGCGGCAGTTCCAATCTTCTGGGTCCGGGCTGTCCAGCAGCGAGTGcactgacctgcaggaggagcagcttgcccgTAGGGCCACTGCTCCACCTGCGCCCAGGTCagagcatttttcttttttttgaaaatcgaatttacgattttcccAAAAATTTTAATCGAATTTAAAAATCTAGGCAAATTAATCAaactaatttgattaatcgcccaggcCTAACTACACGTATGGCTAGGCTGACACTGTGTATATGTAGTTCGTTCAATATatacgttttatttttttttttaaaaagcagatGCAAGAAAACGGATACATTGAACTGATGGGTAATACGCAGTGTGGACCCAGTCTAACAGAcctgtaatggctgataacagggaataaTAGCTTGGGATATAATAGACATTTAGACGGAGATATATCAAGCAGTATTACGGTAGTAACgtcctctgttgcccataacaaccaagcacagctcagctctcaattTCCCAGGGTTTGTGAGTATAGGAAAGCTgatctgtgactggttgctatggggaacAGAGGACATGGCtgcttgataactctcccccatagggTATAAAGGGATATGAGAAGTTGTAGAACTTACCTTTCCAAAGTTGCCCCTACCCAAGCCCTGGTGGATGGTGAAGCGGCTGATGGGAAGCCTGGGGTAGGGGCTGGATGTCTCCTCATCCTCcaatcctctcctcctcttctggatcTTGTCCAATCCAGCGctgctctcctcttcctcctctctcttcctcttcccgtcttctctcttcttctcctcGCCGTGTCCAGTGGACGCCATTTCCGCAGTTCTCTTCTCTGTAGACTTCAGTCCAGTCGCTTCGGTCGCCAGTAGAAAGTGAACAGCGGTGGTTGTCGCGGTgatgtgatgtcagaggtcataGGACCCTCAGGTGGCACCTGCCAGGCAGGAGCCCATAGAGCTGCTCTgccatatacactgtgctgtgggcATCATGAATGACAGTCTAGTGTCCAGAGGAATGACAGGGACCATCATGGCGGCTTCTTCTAGTGCTGTATTAGTAGTAGATGGGGCAGGTGATGAGACTGGTATATTGGGGCTGGCAGTGGTGCCCATAGTTCATCACAGTCTGTATTACCATGTTATATGTGGAGATTATAGTGGATGGCAGCAGGAGAAATGACTGGTTTTACCATCTACTGATGGATGAGACAATACACATGGATGTGCTGCAGGTTTCTCTGATAttcagttatatacctgtatatagtgagatcAGCAGCTGCATTGTCACCGCTCATCCCTCTCCTAACACACATCATTTGTTacactgctagtggggtcactgtatataagggacgtgctgtgtatatggggacactgtatataagggatgtgctgtgtatatggggacactgtatataagggatgtgctgtgtatatggggacactgtatataagggatgtgctgtgtatatggggacactgtatataagggatgtgctgtgtatatggggacactgtatataagggatgtgctgtgtatatgggggacactgtatataagggatgtgctgtgtatatgggggacactgtatataagggatgtgctgtgtatatggggacactgtatataagggatgtgctgtgtatatggggacactgtatataagggatgtgctgtgtatatggggacactgtatataagggatgtgctgtgtatgtaggaCATTGCATATAAGAGAtgttctgtgtatatggggacactgtatataagggatgtgctgtgtatatggggacactgtatataagggatgtgctgtgtatatggggacactgtatataagggatgtgctgtgtatatgggggacactgtatataagggatgtgctgtgtatatgggggacactgtatataagggatgtgctgtgtatatggggacactgtatataagggatgtgctgtgtatatggggacactgtatataagggatgtgctgtgtatatggggacactgtatataagggatgtgctgtgtatgtaggaCATTGCATATAAGAGAtgttctgtgtatatggggacactgtatataagggatatgctgtgtatatggagacaCTGTATAtaaagggatgtgctgtgtatgtaggaCACATTGCATATAagagatgtgctgtgtatatggggacactgtatataagggatgcgCTGTGTATGTGTGGACAATGTATATAAGGaaagtgctgtatatatgaggacactgtatataagggatgtgctgtgtatatggggacactgtatataacatgtgctgtgtatatggggacactgtatataagggatgtgctgtgtatatggggaccctgtatataagggatgtgctgtgtatatggggacactgtatataagggatgtgctgtatatatgggggtcactgtatataagggatgtgctgtgtatatctggACACTACAGGTGAAGACAATCATAATGTGAAGGAAT
The nucleotide sequence above comes from Dendropsophus ebraccatus isolate aDenEbr1 chromosome 8, aDenEbr1.pat, whole genome shotgun sequence. Encoded proteins:
- the LOC138800081 gene encoding protein kinase C theta type-like, whose amino-acid sequence is MASTGHGEEKKREDGKRKREEEEESSAGLDKIQKRRRGLEDEETSSPYPRLPISRFTIHQGLGRGNFGKVVLASVPGRNIYMAIKIIKKKEDNDEVIVRERRILQASRDCPFICHLYAAHESLERAYIITEYLSGGSLEGLIRMCGYLNIGNVRFYTAEMVSALQFLHRKNIVHRDLKPENIMVDADGHIRIIDLGLAEDGVTASRNIDGMAGTFHYMAPEVLLRRGYGAAVDWWSLGIVLSRMATGRHPFYNGPVMQQAFKAMTTENPKFPSWIDADGKHLIKKLLRKNPEERLGVCGQKDAG